A window of the Brassica oleracea var. oleracea cultivar TO1000 chromosome C1, BOL, whole genome shotgun sequence genome harbors these coding sequences:
- the LOC106341600 gene encoding transmembrane emp24 domain-containing protein p24beta3, with product MESREAMRNTKINVFALVGLILLKSINPISSLSVTVEEDECVQEYVLYEGDTVSGNFVVVDHDVFWGPDHPGIDFTVTSPAGNIVQTMKGTSGDKFEFKAPRSGMYKFCFHNPYSTPETVSFYIHVGHIPNEHDLAKDEHLDPVNVKIAELRESLESVVAEQKYLKARDTRHRHTNESTRKRVIFYTVGEYIFLAAASGLQILYIRKLFSKSVAYNRV from the exons ATGGAGAGCAGAGAAGCGATGAGGAACACGAAGATCAATGTCTTTGCATTGGTTGGTCTGATACTATTGAAGTCAATCAATCCAATCTCCTCGCTCTCGGTTACGGTTGAGGAAGATGAATGCGTCCAAGAGTATGTCCTCTACGAAGGAGACACCGTCTCTGGAAACTTCGTCGTCGTCGACCATGACGTCTTCTGGGGACCAGATCATCCTGGTATTGATTTCACG GTGACGTCTCCTGCTGGGAACATTGTACAGACGATGAAGGGGACATCAGGAGACAAGTTTGAGTTTAAGGCACCAAGAAGTGGGATGTACAAGTTTTGTTTCCACAACCCTTACTCTACTCCTGAGACTGTCTCCTTCTACATTCATGTTGGTCATATCCCCAACGAGCATGACTTAGCCAAAGACG AGCACTTGGACCCAGTAAATGTGAAGATAGCTGAGCTGAGAGAGTCTTTGGAATCTGTTGTTGCTGAGCAGAAGTATTTGAAAGCACGTGATACCCGTCACCGTCATA CTAATGAGAGCACCAGAAAGCGAGTGATATTCTACACTGTAGGAGAGTACATTTTCCTAGCAGCAGCAAGTGGTCTCCAGATTCTCTACATTCGCAAGCTCTTCAGCAAGTCTGTTGCATACAACAGAGTTTGA
- the LOC106325533 gene encoding early light-induced protein 1, chloroplastic-like: protein MATASVNMQSVFACGLATRKINTNKLFFAGNFPNLKRNYPVGVKCMAEGEPMKDESAPSTSAAKPLSSSSSPPPPPPPTKPKVSTKFSDLLAFSGPAPERINGRLAMVGFVAALAVELSKGENVLAQISDGGVSWFLGTTAILTLASLVPLFKGITAESKSKGFMTSDAELWNGRFAMLGLVALAFTEFVKGGTLV from the exons ATGGCAACAGCATCGGTTAACATGCAGTCAGTCTTCGCCTGTGGGTTGGCCACTCGCAAGATCAACACAAACAAGCTCTTCTTCGCCGGAAACTTCCCAAATCTCAAGAGGAACTATCCGGTGGGAGTGAAGTGCATGGCTGAG GGAGAACCCATGAAGGACGAGTCCGCACCTTCGACCTCCGCGGCTAAGCCTTTGTCTAGCTCATCATCGCCGCCACCTCCTCCACCTCCTACTAAACCTAAG GTGAGCACGAAGTTTAGCGACTTGCTAGCGTTTAGCGGTCCAGCACCAGAAAGAATAAACGGGCGTTTAGCGATGGTTGGATTCGTGGCGGCCTTGGCGGTTGAACTTTCCAAGGGTGAAAACGTTTTGGCTCAGATCTCGGACGGCGGCGTCTCGTGGTTCCTTGGTACGACTGCGATCTTGACGCTTGCGTCGCTTGTACCCCTTTTCAAGGGTATCACCGCCGAGTCTAAGTCCAAAGGTTTCATGACGTCCGACGCTGAGCTTTGGAACGGACGTTTCGCGATGCTTGGTTTGGTCGCGTTGGCGTTCACTGAGTTTGTCAAGGGTGGGACCCTTGTCTGA